The following proteins are encoded in a genomic region of Musa acuminata AAA Group cultivar baxijiao chromosome BXJ2-11, Cavendish_Baxijiao_AAA, whole genome shotgun sequence:
- the LOC135627349 gene encoding sm-like protein LSM2: MLFFSYFKELVGKEVTVELKNDLAIRGILHSVDQYLNIKLENIRVVDQDKYPHMLSVRNCFIRGSVVRYVQLPPDGVDIDILHDATRREARGP, translated from the exons ATG CTCTTCTTCTCCTACTTCAAGGAGTTGGTGGGGAAAGAAGTGACGGTTGAACTGAAGAACGATCTCGCCATCAGAGGGATCCTCCACTCCGTCGACCAGTACCTCAACATCAAGCTCGAGAACATCCGGGTCGTAGACCAGGACAAATACCCTCACATG TTGTCCGTGAGGAATTGCTTTATCAGGGGATCAGTGGTGCGGTATGTCCAACTACCGCCTGATGGTGTCGACATCGACATTCTTCACGATGCCACCAGGAGAGAGGCTCGTGGGCCTTGA